AACACACTGTCAATGTTGCTCTCTATCTGGTCTTCTGGGACGTTACCTGTTTTAGGTTAACACACTCATTCTAAAACTGGCCATTGGGTAAAACTAGCAATTTTAAATGGAGTCGCTGCTGGCCAGGCTAAATTAACAGCAGTATGTTATTGTTGTTTTCCCTCCTACAAAAGTAAATCAAAATAGAATCAGGTTGAGGGTATCTACAGGACAGGAAAAGCATGGTCAGCGACCGCGTCATTGTAAGGTGCTCCAGCTGCTTTGCCAATGCTCCACAATGCTGACCTGATGAGAAAGCTTCTAAAACTGGTAGGGCAGTTCCAGGATGATTTGGTTCCTGGTCTCCATTCAGAATTCCAACAGAGGCACtaatttttgtttggttggttttggtattgggttttctttttgtgggggagggaggctggtttTGTAATGTGGCTACCTGTTCCCAAGGAATTGGTCTGAGTACcagcaactcatttcacatatggACACGTAACAGCTTTAAGCTCCCTACCAGCTTTGGGTTTGTATCAAAATTTTCAGTTCCCATTGGCTTGAACGGAAGTTGTGGCAATTCTAAAAAAACAGACCACTTCTGTTGAGATGCCTACCTAGGGaagtaggtgcctaaagttagtcaGTCACACTGGGAAATTTTGACCATTAAGTGAAATGATAAATAATCTGTTTAACGGCTCCCCTAATCATGCACTATTGTAATTTCAGGTCCTCATACAAAAGTGGTCCGCCGTATTTTTACCAATAGCCGGGAAAGGTGGAGACAACAGAATGTCAACGGTGCATTCGCAGAGCTTCGTAAACTCATTCCGACCCACCCACCTGATAAAAAACTGAGCAAGAATGAAATTTTACGTCTGGCTATGAAATACATCAACTTCCTGGCCAAACTGCTTAATGACCAGGAAGAAGAAGGAAACCAAAGGGGCAAAGTGAACAAAGACACTGGGATAGTCCAAGAGGATCTCCTGCAGGACATGTTGTCTCCAAATTCTAGCTGTGGAAGCTCTTTAGATGGAGCAGGGAGCCCAGACAGCTTCACAGAAGAACAGGAAACATTAGATTCAAAGCATACGAGGAGTCTTCATCACTCCATTCTTCCTGTAGAAGGCAATGCCCAGCGATGACAACCTTACAGATCCCTCCTAAAACACAGAGGGGAAAAGTAAACTTTAAGTCTCTGGGTCTTGGAATTACACTGTATTTTCCCAACTCTACATCTCCAGAAAGAATATTTCTAAAGGTCACAATCCCTGAACTAAAAGGATAGCGAGTTGATGGAGAACAAGACCAAATCAAGTGGACATTCAACATTTAGGTACTTGATCGGACGGAGACGAAAGTCATTTTATTGTACATATTGTTCATGGACGTAATactggatggggggagggaacaTTGCTGACGCCTCTTCAATATCGAGTGATTTGATGATGGTCTCTTGAAACAGAATAATCATGGCTCAGAAACAGGCAGCAACTCCCTCTTTCACTATCAATGGAAGCTACATGTCCCTTTCATTTGCATGTGGCGCTTGGAAACTACCAAAATCTCTAACAGTTCTGCAGCATCTCTCCAAACTATTTTAATGACGTATATGCAACTTGTTGGTGTGGAAGCTAGGACAATGCCTTCTTGTTGTCCAAGAGCTTTTGACTTTACCTTTTTAAAACGCTGAAAAATGCCTCCCACTAAAGAACTATTATAAggaatgagacttttttttttttcaaaaaacccccaaaccttaGCCTAACTTTGGATTGTTTGAGGTGTTGTATTTATGATGTGGAATTACTTCTGTTTAATAACCGTCGTGCAGTATCCACTGAAAGAAAAGGTACATAGatgtttccttctctctcccctcccaactATTGCGCaatggctgaaatcctggccctgttgaagtctatgggaatctcatcattggcttcagtggggacaTGACGTCACCCAAGGACTACACATTTCAGTATGGGTGAGCAGGAATTTTCCTTGCAATTGTCATCCTggtattttagtttaaaaaaaaggcaggagTGGAAtaacaaattgtgtgtgtgtgtttgtgtgtgtgtatgtagaaGGGATATAAAAGAGATTTAATTATGTGCTTTCGATCGTTGGGTTTTACCCATTTGGAAAGGATGGTTATTTCACttactctctcccccttccccccgccccccagtctgTTCATTAGTCCCCCGGTTTGATCCTGACACTTTGTCTACTTAAGATTTCCACTggagccttgtctacacaaggatGTGGCCATCTCTAGAGTTCTCAGAAGCAAAGCAGTtgacctggactctgagactCACAGCCACAGGTTTGTTCTTGCTATGTAGatttacactaaggcctggtctacacttgggaggtggggggatcgacctaagatacgcaacttcagctacgagaatagtgtagctgaagtcaatgtatcttaaTTCGACTTACCTTGCATCCTCACGGCACTGGGTCGATTGCCACGGCtacccccgtcgactttgcttctacctgtcaccgagctggagtacagcagtcgacgggagagcgattggggatcaatttatcacgtctacactacatgcaatgaatcgatccccgatagatcgatggCTACCCACTGATCcgtgggtagtgtagatgtagcctgagtTTCAGCGCTTTTGCATATAGCAATTCCCAGGCATGCAGACGTACTGTAAGTTGGTGGCCGCATACAACCAGATCACTTTAAAACAGAAATTATCCTCCGACTGGAGATGTCCACTGAAGGACTTCAAAAATGTGGCCTAGATTCTCAGCTAGTGCAAATCAGGGTCATTCCATTGACTCCCATACTAAGCCAGTTTGCACAGGCTGAGGAGCTAGACCCTGCATATCCCATGAACAGCAGAACCTACACAGGACTCTCTCTTTTTCCCACTTGCTAATGCTTGATGGAGCAACCGCACCAGAAACAAACAATCTCATTATCCACTTACTCGACAGAGATTCAGAAAAATCCACCCGACGCTGGAAAGTCCCCTTCTTTGTAAGGGAAAATCACTAGAATGAGTACACTTCATACAACCCTATCTCTTATTTATCGTAGGTGTTGAGGTACAAGGCGATGCAGATATTTCCACGTGTGAGCATTTAGAGCCATTAGTTTGCCTATTGGAAAGCCAGGTTGTCCCAATTTTACTTCAGGGTACAGTCACTTCCTTTTTTTAATGCCTGTTTATGAAAATGGGTCGATACTATCTTGGAAGTAATATGAGCGAGCCTGGGTTCTCTCGGTGTTGTGTGGGGGTATATTTAGGAAGATGCTCTGAGTTCCCCACTGATATTTTAGAGTGATCCCAATCCCGTAAATGGTCTTAGAATTCACCTCTATGCAGAGGGCCAGTACATCGCACATATAAAGTCCTCAAATGGGGCTCAGTTGAGGCTTACATTATGTGGGCATTAGTCAGGGTCAGTTTCACCGTCTGGTCTTATCTAAAGGCCAGACCTTGCTCCAAAGGGAGTTGCACTGACTTCAGCTCAGACACTGGTCGGGGATGCGTTCTGTGGAACTATATAGTGGGGTAAGAAATTGGAACCTGAGCCTGAGAGATGCTGAGGACTCTTAGCTCCTGCAGGGGGCGCTCATcactttgcaagatcaggggCTCAGTAGtttctgggggaggagggagagaaattttGTTAGGACGATGAagccttgttctttttttaaagggattGAAATAATGACATTTTACCCCTTTTTGGATGGATAGTCCAAGACAAGTCATTTCAAATGTTAgaaatccccctcccctccctttttttttgtaTCTGAAAGGAAGACAAAAATGGTACAACTGATAATCCTTTTACAAAACACGTGTATTTGTAGCCTCTTAGCAGAATACAACTTAAGTATATCTGAGGTATGTATAGTTGTACTTTAATTGTGATTTGAATGGTACATCTCCTGTTTCTCTGTCTCTTCTGCCTGCTGTATGTCTTGGTGTATATAACATCATCCCATTTATGTTTGGAATCAGCACTTTCAGTCAATGTTGTACTCTGCGatgaattcttttcttttttaaaattcctttggTTTCTGCATTTTTCTGCAGAAGTTAAGTAACCAGACCTGGTACCCTTATTTTCTTTGTAAAGCCGATTAGGCAACCCACTGTGGATGTGCTATTTAGAAAACACATTTGttgtaatgtgtgtgtatatataaatatatatatatataatgaatatATCAAGAATATTTCTAAATAAAGTTTTACAAATCAGCCTCTgctcttttttttaatgcttgtcaTTCAGTATTTTTCCCCTCCATTTTCATGAGCTGTAACTGCAACGAGATGTCAGTGGGTGTTATAACAGAAGGTGGGAGTCGACTGCaatctctttagctcaagctggagGGAGTCCAGTATTGCCTACCTCAAGCATGAGTGTagctttacaaaaataaaaggtAAGATGGACTTTAAAATCGTGAGATCCTTTTAACAATAATAAAACATAttccttttctctgccttttcCAGCTCTTCTCTGCAACCAGCAGGGCTAGAAATTTCacttattttcaaaaataaaagctgagattctcttgcCGCCTCTTGATTCCAAGGGCTGGGGATTTAAGAAAAACTCCAAAC
The DNA window shown above is from Gopherus flavomarginatus isolate rGopFla2 chromosome 7, rGopFla2.mat.asm, whole genome shotgun sequence and carries:
- the TAL1 gene encoding T-cell acute lymphocytic leukemia protein 1 isoform X3, whose protein sequence is MKSKCGFFGEPDSFSMYNNNRMKRRPSPYEVEISDGPHTKVVRRIFTNSRERWRQQNVNGAFAELRKLIPTHPPDKKLSKNEILRLAMKYINFLAKLLNDQEEEGNQRGKVNKDTGIVQEDLLQDMLSPNSSCGSSLDGAGSPDSFTEEQETLDSKHTRSLHHSILPVEGNAQR